GTCGTCGTCGGGGGCGATCCCCGCAGCCGACAGCAGCGACTCCCAGACCTCGGCCCCGGGGAGCATCCCCTCGTCGCCGGACTCGCTGCGGAACTCCGCGAACGGGAGGTTCACCGCGCCCGGGACGTGACCGATGCCGTCGAACTCCCACGCGTCGCGGACGTCGACGATCCGCACCGACCCGGACCGTTCGGCCACCCACTCCGCCGGGACGACGACGTTCTCGTACATACACGTGGGTAGTCGACCGCGGCTCTTGAACCTGGGCGATCCACGCGCCGTTTCGGGCGTCGAAGAAAGTGGCAACTGTTGCTGGTAGAATCCGCAACGAGCGGTGAGCCGCCGGACGCCGTGTCCCCACGACGATTCCGGCGGATGACACGCGGCCAATATCCGGCAAAAATCTCTCCATCGCGGGAGGGTTGGCAGGACGCGCCGTTGCTGTGGGGATTATACGGGAAGAGGTCGTATAGGGGAACGCAATGACAGACAACGACTACGCGAAGGACGTCCTCGTCTCCGCCGACTGGGTCGAGGAGCGTCTCGACGAGTTCGAAAGCGACGACCCCGCCCACCGGCTGGTGGAGGTCGACACCGACACCGAAGCGTACGACGAGAGCCACGCGCCCGGCGCGATCGGGTTCAACTGGGAGACGCAGCTCCAAGACCAGACCACCCGGGACATCCTGACGCAGGAGGACTTCGAGGATCTGCTGGGCAGCCACGGCATCTCAGAGGACTCCACGGTGGTCCTGTACGGCGACAACTCCAACTGGTTCGCCGCCTACACCTACTGGCAGTTCAAGTACTACGGCCACGACGACGTCCGACTCCTCGACGGCGGCCGCGAGTACTGGATCGAGAACGACTACCCGACCACCGACGAGGTGCCGGAGTTCCCCGCGCAGACCTACACCGCGAAGGGTCCCTACGAGGACATCCGTGCGTACCGCGACGACGTCGAGAAGGCGATCGACCGCGACCTCCCGCTCGTGGACGTCCGCTCGCCCGAGGAGTTCTCCGGCGAGATCCTCGCGCCGCCGGGACTGCAGGAGACCGCCCAGCGCGGCGGCCACATCCCCGGCGCCCAGAACGTCTCGTGGGCCGCGGTCACGAACGACGACGGGACGTTCAAGTCCCGCGAGGAACTCGAGGAGCTCTACGCCGAGCACGGCATCGACGGCGACACCACAGTCGTCGCGTACTGCCGGATCGGCGAGCGGTCCTCCGTGGCCTGGTTCGCGCTCCACGAACTCCTGGGCTACGACTCGGCGATCAACTACGACGGCTCCTGGACCGAGTGGGGCAACCTGGTCGGCGCGCCGATCGAAAAGGGCAGCGGCGCAGACTGAGCGGCGCGAGGTCGGCGAGTGAGCGAAGCGAGGGAACCGGAGCGGCGACCGTAGCGAGCCGCGAAGACGGCAGCGACGCCGACTGACGGCACGGAGTAGCGCCGGCTCCCGCACCGGTCGTTGTCTTCGAGCACACCTCGAATTTTTGCGCTACGACGTCGCCGCCGAGCGCCCCGACCGGCGCTACCCGCCGAGCACGACCCTCGCGATCGCTGGCGTCAGAAACGCCTCGATCGCGGCCGCGACGACGAACAGCGGCACGAGCCCCAGCAGCACCCGGTAGGTACGCCGGATCGCCGCGGCCACGTCGCCGTCGTCGTAGCGGCCGCGGAGGGCGCCGACCCCGACGCCACCCAGCGAGAGGCCGGCCGCGCCGCCGATCACGAGCGCCGGGATCTCGATCACGCCGTGGGGGGCGACCAGCGCCAGGAACGCGACGGGGTCGACGACGCCGCCGACGGCGCCGACGATCAGCCCGTTGAACGCGAGCGTCACCACCGCCGGCACGCCCGCGGCGATCCCGCTGTACGCCAGGTCGACCGCGACCAGCCAGTTGTTGATCGCGAGGTTCAGGAAGGTGCCGAGCGGGAGCGCACCGAAGATCCCGCCCACGTCGCCGCCGACCGGGAGGTTCACCCCGGTCGATCCCGCCGCGACCCACCCGGCCGCGCCGCCGGCGGCGAAACAGGCGAGGGAGGCGAGGTTCGCGATCGGGTGGTCGCGCACGAACGCGCCGACCGCGCGGAGGCCGCCGCCGAACGCCGTCCGGAGCCGCGTCCCGAGCGACGGACTGCTCGGCGCCGCGGGGAGTTCCGTCCCGGCGTACAACGCGGTTTTGAACCCGTCGACAACCGGCGGCACGAGTACTGTCCCGACCAGCGCAGTCGCGCGGGGCGCGCCGGCGGTCGCGCCGAGGCTCCCGACGACGCCCGAAAGGATGACCGCCCCGATCGCGACGGCGACGTAGCCCAGCACGGCTTTCGGGCGGCGGAGCGGGAGCCGGACGCTGCGTTTCACCGCCGCGACCGCGCCGACGTCGTCGATCACGACCGCCTGGTCGGCGAACGCGAACAGCACGAGCACCAGCAGGACGACCAGAAGCGTGACGAGGCCACCGAGGACGGCGGCCAGAACCCCGAGCACGCCGGCCGCGGTCAACTCACCGGCACTGGCTGTGGCCCCGATCACGGCGGCAACGAGGCCGAAAAGCGGCGTGAGGACCGCGAGGACGGCGGCGAGCAGGAGGAGCCGAACGCCGACGAAGGCCCGCCAGTGTCGCCGGACGCCGGCGACGGCCGCGCGGACCCCGTCGTCGCCACGGAGCAGCCCGAACAGCCCGCCGACGGCCGCGGCGTTCCCGACGGCGGCGGCGAGGACCGCGAGGACGGCCGCCGACAGGACGCCCGCGGCGACTAAGAGCAGGACGCCGGGTGTCAGGATTCCCGCGACGGCGTTGCCGAGTTCCGGCGGGAGCGACCCGTCGGTGCCGGGAGCGACCGACCCGTCCCCCACCGTGCGGAGCCGGTCGAGGAACGGCTCCAGCCGGCCGCCCGCTGCGAGGAGCCAGACCGCGGCGACGCCGGCGACGACGAGCGGTGTGCGTGCGATCCCGTAGAGGCCGCTCGCGAGGAGGTACACGGGTAGGACCGACGCCGGCCGGTCACGGAGTAATCGGGCGCCCGTCCGGAGGGCGGTGGAGGGGTTCACGCAACTGAAATGCCGGGCGAACGACATAGAAGTTCGGGCGGCCGCACCTCGGTCCAGCCAGTCCCGGTCTACGCCCCGGACGTCAGTCGGTGATCTCCAGCGCGAACTCGAGGAGGTCAGCCGTCCCGAACTCCCCGGCCGCCGAGTGCGGGGCGGGCAGCGTCGGCGTCCAGTCCGGCTGGATCGTCAGGAACGAGCTCGTGTCCGAGGCGATCAGGCCGACGAGCACCTCGGCGACGATCCGACTCCCGACGGGGCCGAGGTGCTCGCCGTCGGCGAGCTCTCGGGCCTCCGCGAGCACGTAGTACCACAGCGGCATCTCCGTCCCCTCCGGCCGGCCGAACCGCGACAGCACCTCGTCGAAGCCGACGTCGTGGTTGTGCAGGACGGGGGCGTCGGGCATCGCTCGCGCGATCGTCTGTCCTGACGGGAGGCCGAGCCGGCGGCCGCGCACGAGGTTCCGCGACGCGAGCGACCGCCGCCAGTCGGCGTCGGCCGTCACGAACGGCAGGTCGAGCAGCTCAGAGGAGAGTTTCGGGTCGATCGCGCGGACGTCCTGCGGACGGGTCTCGGCCCGCTCGAAGTCGAACAGGTACCGCCAGTCGACGGCGTCGGCCGGCGACACGGGCTGGAACCCGGGGCTCAAAGCGTCGTCGTCCATCGGCGAGCCGAACAGCTTCCCCTCCGTGGAGTCGTTGACCCGGTGTCGGCGC
This genomic stretch from Halobellus ruber harbors:
- a CDS encoding sulfurtransferase is translated as MTDNDYAKDVLVSADWVEERLDEFESDDPAHRLVEVDTDTEAYDESHAPGAIGFNWETQLQDQTTRDILTQEDFEDLLGSHGISEDSTVVLYGDNSNWFAAYTYWQFKYYGHDDVRLLDGGREYWIENDYPTTDEVPEFPAQTYTAKGPYEDIRAYRDDVEKAIDRDLPLVDVRSPEEFSGEILAPPGLQETAQRGGHIPGAQNVSWAAVTNDDGTFKSREELEELYAEHGIDGDTTVVAYCRIGERSSVAWFALHELLGYDSAINYDGSWTEWGNLVGAPIEKGSGAD
- a CDS encoding stage II sporulation protein M, whose amino-acid sequence is MNPSTALRTGARLLRDRPASVLPVYLLASGLYGIARTPLVVAGVAAVWLLAAGGRLEPFLDRLRTVGDGSVAPGTDGSLPPELGNAVAGILTPGVLLLVAAGVLSAAVLAVLAAAVGNAAAVGGLFGLLRGDDGVRAAVAGVRRHWRAFVGVRLLLLAAVLAVLTPLFGLVAAVIGATASAGELTAAGVLGVLAAVLGGLVTLLVVLLVLVLFAFADQAVVIDDVGAVAAVKRSVRLPLRRPKAVLGYVAVAIGAVILSGVVGSLGATAGAPRATALVGTVLVPPVVDGFKTALYAGTELPAAPSSPSLGTRLRTAFGGGLRAVGAFVRDHPIANLASLACFAAGGAAGWVAAGSTGVNLPVGGDVGGIFGALPLGTFLNLAINNWLVAVDLAYSGIAAGVPAVVTLAFNGLIVGAVGGVVDPVAFLALVAPHGVIEIPALVIGGAAGLSLGGVGVGALRGRYDDGDVAAAIRRTYRVLLGLVPLFVVAAAIEAFLTPAIARVVLGG